A region of Bacillus cabrialesii DNA encodes the following proteins:
- a CDS encoding NADH dehydrogenase subunit 5 — translation MLFSLSLSSLLTLFFIMLIISGISGLLFLLPRVPLSYVRIHMGILALPLLASFLLLANSSVNGEIGPWHLDSLACLMTFFVLAIGFVIQRFSVRYLMGDRSYRKYFTLFTFTTGAASITWLSGDLRLMVICWGATLVGLTLLIRLNRAWHVASEAAKISGRLFLLSWFSLFFAMIWLFQVTGQWRLSLVLTNESLAQLGIWERTGIHLLIVLAVIIPAAQWPFQRWLTESIVAPTPVSAIMHAGLVNAGGIILTRFSPLFHGGIASMILLLLAGISVLIGTGISLVQVDYKRQLVGSTIAQMGFMLIQCALGAYIAAIIHLILHGLFKATLFLQAGSAVQGHEGSTRAHEGSSYLWIMAGRTLALLIGVAFWLAAPGEGYQVISALILGWSLSVSWTQLVAFGEGKIGRIVGLTFLGGAAIVYFIIHNLFYKWLHTTVLQSVQPPMSAVVIVLCLLLFGGALGTWVARQRSSVFSAVLYLWLVRLGEAKPKTVESHPDYLKQYLS, via the coding sequence ATGTTGTTTTCGCTGAGTTTGTCATCATTATTAACATTATTTTTTATTATGCTTATTATTTCCGGGATAAGTGGATTATTGTTTTTACTTCCGCGAGTACCCTTGAGTTATGTTCGCATTCATATGGGGATCTTGGCTTTACCGCTTTTGGCATCCTTCCTGCTTCTTGCCAATAGCAGTGTGAATGGAGAGATTGGCCCTTGGCACTTAGATTCATTAGCTTGTTTAATGACTTTCTTTGTTCTTGCAATTGGCTTCGTCATTCAGCGTTTTTCTGTACGTTACTTAATGGGAGATCGATCATATCGAAAATATTTTACGCTTTTTACTTTCACTACAGGTGCTGCTTCAATTACATGGTTAAGTGGCGATCTCCGCTTGATGGTTATATGTTGGGGAGCAACTCTTGTCGGTTTAACCTTACTTATAAGGTTAAACCGTGCTTGGCATGTGGCTAGTGAAGCAGCCAAGATTTCAGGCAGGTTATTTTTGTTAAGTTGGTTTTCTTTGTTTTTCGCGATGATATGGCTTTTTCAAGTCACAGGTCAATGGCGGTTATCGTTGGTTTTAACAAATGAAAGTTTAGCTCAGCTGGGGATTTGGGAGAGAACAGGGATTCATTTATTGATTGTGTTAGCAGTGATCATTCCTGCGGCTCAATGGCCATTCCAAAGATGGTTAACTGAGTCTATTGTTGCTCCAACTCCTGTTTCTGCGATTATGCACGCCGGTTTAGTAAACGCAGGCGGGATTATACTAACTCGCTTTTCACCTCTATTTCATGGTGGTATAGCATCGATGATTTTACTTCTGCTTGCTGGCATCTCTGTATTGATTGGAACTGGTATTAGTTTGGTCCAGGTTGACTATAAACGCCAGCTAGTGGGCTCCACGATTGCACAAATGGGTTTTATGCTCATTCAGTGTGCATTGGGAGCCTATATAGCAGCCATTATTCATCTTATTTTACATGGTTTATTCAAAGCTACGTTATTTTTACAGGCTGGTTCGGCAGTACAGGGTCATGAAGGATCGACGCGGGCTCATGAGGGATCATCCTATTTATGGATCATGGCTGGCCGTACGTTAGCCTTATTGATAGGCGTTGCTTTTTGGCTCGCTGCTCCTGGAGAGGGATATCAAGTCATTAGTGCGCTGATCTTAGGGTGGTCATTGTCCGTTTCTTGGACTCAGCTCGTAGCTTTTGGAGAGGGGAAAATTGGCCGAATTGTTGGCTTAACATTTTTGGGAGGAGCAGCCATTGTATATTTTATCATTCATAACCTCTTCTATAAGTGGCTGCATACAACCGTTTTACAAAGTGTTCAACCTCCAATGTCAGCTGTCGTCATTGTCTTATGTCTATTGCTATTTGGCGGTGCTTTAGGTACGTGGGTTGCTCGTCAACGTTCTTCAGTTTTCTCCGCGGTACTCTATCTTTGGTTAGTGCGATTAGGTGAAGCAAAACCAAAGACAGTAGAGAGTCACCCAGACTACCTTAAACAATATTTATCATAA